A single window of Anomaloglossus baeobatrachus isolate aAnoBae1 chromosome 9, aAnoBae1.hap1, whole genome shotgun sequence DNA harbors:
- the TIMM8A gene encoding mitochondrial import inner membrane translocase subunit Tim8 A — protein sequence MAAAAADPELQSFIEAETQKQRFQGLVHQLTELCWDKCMEKPGPKLDARCEGCFVNCVERFIDTSQFILNRLEQTQKSRGSFSESLTD from the exons ATGGCGGCTGCGGCTGCGGACCCGGAGCTGCAGAGTTTTATCGAGGCGGAGACTCAGAAGCAGCGGTTCCAGGGGCTGGTGCACCAGCTGACCGAGCTGTGCTGG GACAAATGTATGGAGAAACCAGGCCCGAAGCTGGACGCTCGATGCGAGGGCTGTTTTGTGAACTGTGTGGAGAGATTTATAGACACAAGCCAATTTATCCTAAACCGATTAGAACAGACTCAAAAATCTAGGGGATCCTTTTCCGAAAGCCTTACAGACTGA